The following coding sequences lie in one Arthrobacter sp. PGP41 genomic window:
- a CDS encoding NosD domain-containing protein — protein sequence MPSNNYYDVTTWPVGNPSKDVGEVINSIIADIKDRQAATDVDNGGKPGAAIYIPPGDYHLRTQVVIDVSFLRIEGSGHGFTSSSIRFNVPEDEWPDLHELWPGGSRIIVDLPPAGDGEESKGAAFYIERSGSPRISSVEFSNFCIDGLHFTPDGSGLPAENTYVNGKTGIYVASANDSFRVTGMGFIYLENALTIHNADALSIHGNFIAECGSCIGLRGWGQASKITDNLIGAGFKGHSIYAQNHGGLLVTGNNVFPRGASSVHFDGVTRSSVTNNRLHSFYPGMVVLAGNSSENLVATNHFLRDHEPWTPFLGVDNGLDDLTGLLCVSGNNNSVIGNHFSEVIDSQGIQPAGATPVIIRLQAGAGNFVSNNHVVAMDVHAKSSDSCFSAQVDALLATGASDGLAVTAVMVDPASARNTILDSGSDAQVIADRVANAVRATPTAGNQAVPSP from the coding sequence ATGCCAAGCAACAACTACTACGACGTGACCACCTGGCCCGTAGGCAATCCTTCCAAGGACGTCGGCGAGGTCATCAACAGCATCATCGCTGACATCAAGGACCGGCAGGCCGCCACGGATGTGGACAATGGCGGAAAGCCAGGCGCGGCTATCTACATTCCGCCGGGGGACTACCACCTTCGCACGCAGGTGGTGATCGACGTCAGCTTCCTTCGAATCGAGGGCTCGGGACACGGGTTTACGTCGTCGAGCATCCGGTTCAACGTTCCCGAGGACGAATGGCCGGACCTGCATGAGCTGTGGCCCGGCGGGAGCCGGATTATCGTTGACCTTCCGCCCGCCGGCGACGGGGAAGAATCCAAGGGCGCCGCTTTCTACATTGAGCGGAGCGGGAGCCCGCGGATCAGCTCGGTGGAGTTCTCCAACTTCTGCATCGACGGGCTGCACTTCACCCCGGACGGCTCGGGGCTGCCTGCGGAGAACACCTACGTCAACGGCAAGACCGGCATTTATGTGGCGAGCGCCAATGACTCCTTCCGCGTCACCGGCATGGGCTTCATCTACCTCGAGAACGCGCTCACCATCCACAACGCGGACGCGCTGTCCATCCACGGCAACTTCATCGCTGAATGCGGAAGCTGCATCGGGCTGCGCGGGTGGGGGCAGGCGTCAAAGATTACCGACAACCTGATCGGAGCAGGCTTCAAGGGCCACTCCATCTATGCCCAGAACCACGGCGGGCTCCTGGTCACCGGGAACAACGTCTTCCCACGCGGTGCAAGCAGTGTCCATTTCGACGGCGTCACGCGTTCGAGCGTCACCAACAACCGGCTGCATTCCTTCTACCCCGGGATGGTGGTCCTCGCGGGGAACAGCTCGGAAAACCTCGTGGCCACGAACCACTTCCTGCGGGACCATGAGCCCTGGACGCCCTTCCTGGGGGTGGACAACGGACTGGACGACCTCACGGGACTTCTCTGCGTCAGCGGCAACAACAACTCCGTGATCGGCAACCACTTCTCCGAGGTCATCGACTCACAGGGCATCCAGCCGGCAGGCGCCACGCCCGTCATCATAAGGCTGCAGGCGGGGGCGGGCAACTTCGTCTCCAACAACCACGTGGTGGCGATGGACGTCCATGCCAAGTCAAGCGACTCCTGCTTCTCGGCGCAGGTGGACGCGCTGCTGGCAACCGGGGCGTCGGACGGCCTCGCCGTGACGGCCGTGATGGTCGATCCCGCATCAGCCCGGAACACCATCCTTGATTCCGGAAGTGACGCCCAGGTCATCGCAGACAGGGTTGCTAATGCTGTGAGGGCCACACCTACTGCCGGTAACCAGGCAGTTCCCTCGCCGTAG
- a CDS encoding NINE protein: protein MPQPPQYSAQPPMPQPGYGYPQSKSKIAAGLLGIFLGGLGIHRFYLGYTKIGIIQLVLAIVLSVLGLGFLALWGLIEGIMILAGAVYFQRDAHGVPLRN, encoded by the coding sequence ATGCCCCAGCCACCGCAGTACTCTGCGCAGCCGCCCATGCCCCAGCCGGGTTACGGTTACCCGCAGTCCAAGTCCAAGATTGCGGCAGGCTTGTTGGGCATATTCCTGGGTGGCCTCGGTATCCACCGCTTTTACCTTGGATATACAAAGATCGGCATCATCCAGCTCGTGCTCGCGATCGTCTTGAGTGTGCTGGGCTTGGGATTCCTCGCCTTGTGGGGCCTTATTGAGGGCATCATGATCCTCGCGGGCGCCGTCTACTTCCAGCGGGACGCCCACGGCGTTCCGCTCCGCAACTAG
- a CDS encoding LacI family DNA-binding transcriptional regulator produces MSSEGSRKRRAPNGRPTITEIAAKIGVSAPSISKVLNGRSDVAPATRAKIEKALQEHNYQRHVSQTGTPSAPLVDLVFHELDSAWSIEIIRGVENAARRNGLGVVLSDLGGRRSPHSDWMEEVLARRPLGVILVLSTLTPEQRRQLDTRGIRYVVLDTNGEPPSDVPAVGSNNWYGGLSATRHLLSLGHRRIAIISGPEDVLCSRARVDGYRAAHAEAGVPLLEDAIRWSDFSVAGGFEHGAALLARAERPTAIFAGSDMQALGVLRAARDKNIEVPCDLSVVGYDDLPLAAWVAPSLTTINQPLGEMAEVAVRMVLDIARGTDPHPRSIELATELVARESSGPAPQETLGRRSVSAAPR; encoded by the coding sequence ATGTCATCCGAAGGATCGCGAAAGAGGCGCGCACCAAATGGTCGGCCGACGATTACCGAGATCGCTGCAAAAATTGGCGTCTCCGCCCCCTCCATTTCCAAGGTGCTCAACGGACGCTCGGACGTCGCTCCGGCGACCAGAGCGAAGATTGAGAAGGCGCTTCAGGAACACAACTATCAGCGCCACGTGAGCCAGACCGGAACACCTTCCGCGCCCCTTGTGGACCTGGTGTTCCATGAGCTCGACTCAGCATGGTCCATCGAGATCATCCGCGGCGTGGAGAACGCCGCCCGGCGGAACGGGCTAGGAGTGGTGCTGTCCGACCTCGGCGGGCGGCGTAGCCCTCATTCAGACTGGATGGAAGAAGTCCTTGCCCGGCGCCCGCTCGGCGTGATACTGGTTCTTTCAACACTTACACCCGAACAGCGGCGCCAACTCGACACTCGAGGCATCCGTTATGTTGTGCTCGATACAAATGGTGAGCCCCCCAGCGATGTTCCAGCTGTCGGATCCAATAACTGGTACGGCGGCCTCTCGGCCACGCGACATCTACTGTCACTGGGTCACCGCCGAATCGCAATCATTTCCGGACCAGAAGACGTGCTGTGCTCGCGTGCCCGGGTTGACGGCTACCGGGCGGCCCATGCGGAAGCAGGCGTGCCACTGCTTGAGGACGCCATCCGGTGGAGCGACTTCTCGGTGGCCGGCGGATTTGAGCACGGCGCCGCCCTCCTCGCCCGCGCCGAAAGGCCTACGGCCATCTTCGCCGGCTCCGACATGCAGGCGCTCGGGGTGCTGCGGGCCGCCCGCGACAAGAACATCGAGGTCCCGTGCGACCTGTCCGTTGTCGGATACGACGATCTCCCCCTCGCCGCGTGGGTCGCCCCGTCCCTGACTACCATCAACCAGCCGCTCGGCGAGATGGCAGAAGTTGCTGTCCGAATGGTTCTCGACATAGCGCGCGGCACCGACCCGCACCCGCGCAGCATCGAACTGGCCACGGAACTCGTTGCCCGCGAGAGCAGTGGCCCCGCACCCCAAGAAACCCTAGGCCGCCGGTCTGTCAGCGCCGCCCCGCGTTGA
- a CDS encoding PH domain-containing protein, with protein sequence MTEIIHDKYEQLEQIRAGLLQGEIVYAVYDCIGVGTGFVGITNMRVILQDKSFVGNKLAVVSVPYKNIRSVSMLSNKSMMGRFASTSSIGIDTGGSIKEADFRGDDKAKHAHDLILWNMLNTK encoded by the coding sequence TTGACTGAGATCATTCACGACAAGTATGAACAGCTCGAGCAAATCAGGGCCGGGCTCCTGCAGGGAGAAATCGTTTACGCCGTTTACGACTGCATCGGGGTCGGTACCGGCTTCGTGGGCATCACCAACATGCGCGTAATCCTCCAGGACAAGAGCTTCGTCGGAAACAAACTTGCCGTCGTGTCCGTGCCCTACAAGAACATCCGCTCCGTTTCCATGCTGTCCAACAAGTCGATGATGGGCAGGTTCGCGTCAACCTCCAGCATCGGAATCGACACCGGTGGCAGCATCAAGGAAGCGGACTTCCGCGGCGATGACAAAGCCAAGCACGCACATGACTTGATTCTCTGGAACATGCTGAACACGAAATAG
- a CDS encoding carbohydrate ABC transporter permease: MTTSPALLLDQAPPTSSRKKGGKPGTGRHGKSVGTHILLAAVSLYFLLPMWWLIVAGTKSTQGLFAGTGGPLWFDRDFALFDNIAQLVTYNNGIYLRWLGNSFLYAMAGGVGATILAVLAGYAFAKYRFRGRAVSFMILLASVMVPATALVIPTYVLFNNLGLTNTIWAVILPSLLSPFGVYLMRVYVQDAIPDELLDAARVDGSGEFRTFATIALPLMRPAVVTVLLLSVVGGWNNYFLPLAMISDPTLLPVTVGLNAWQVQSNSATANSLIWNLVTSGSLISVIPLIIAFLMLQKYWQGGLSVGSLK, from the coding sequence ATGACAACTTCACCTGCACTACTCCTCGACCAGGCACCCCCAACGAGCTCCCGGAAGAAAGGCGGGAAACCCGGCACGGGGCGGCACGGCAAGTCGGTCGGCACGCACATACTTCTCGCTGCCGTCTCCCTCTATTTCCTCCTTCCGATGTGGTGGCTGATCGTTGCGGGAACCAAAAGCACGCAGGGGCTGTTTGCCGGAACGGGAGGGCCGCTTTGGTTCGATCGCGACTTTGCCCTGTTCGACAACATTGCCCAGCTGGTGACATACAACAACGGCATCTACCTGCGCTGGCTCGGAAACTCGTTCCTTTACGCGATGGCCGGAGGGGTCGGGGCCACGATTCTCGCCGTACTGGCGGGTTATGCCTTTGCTAAATACCGCTTCCGGGGCCGCGCCGTCAGCTTCATGATTCTCCTGGCGTCCGTGATGGTTCCGGCGACGGCACTTGTCATTCCGACGTACGTGCTGTTCAACAACCTTGGCCTCACGAACACAATCTGGGCGGTGATCCTCCCGTCGTTGCTGAGCCCGTTCGGCGTGTACCTGATGCGCGTCTACGTCCAGGATGCAATTCCGGACGAACTGCTCGATGCTGCCCGCGTGGACGGCTCCGGGGAGTTCAGGACGTTTGCCACGATTGCGCTGCCGCTGATGCGTCCTGCGGTGGTGACCGTGCTGCTGCTCTCGGTGGTTGGCGGATGGAACAACTACTTCCTGCCGCTCGCGATGATTTCGGATCCCACATTGCTTCCCGTCACCGTGGGGCTCAATGCCTGGCAGGTTCAGTCGAACTCCGCCACCGCAAACAGCCTCATCTGGAACCTGGTAACGAGCGGATCGCTGATCTCTGTAATACCGCTCATCATTGCCTTCCTGATGCTGCAGAAGTACTGGCAGGGCGGGCTGTCCGTCGGCAGCCTCAAGTAG
- a CDS encoding LacI family DNA-binding transcriptional regulator: MSNKNIGIKDVAVAAGVSVTTVSHVLNDVSYARISPETRDKVKTAAEQLGYGPNRLAQALRTQRTGMLGLVSEDIATTPHAGRIILGADEAAKARGYGLMIINTSGSASLESRQADVEALLERRVDGILYATMYHRNVELPANLGSVPSVLVDSVARGGNITAVIPDEDGGARAAVGALLEAGHTRVGFINNTDDVPATRQRLQAFRAMLTEAGLDGDAAPVESEVSEVHGGYEAARRILARGDRADMPTALFCYNDRMAMGAYRAAAELGLSIPGDLSVVGFDDQELIAANLHPGLTTVALPHYEMGAWATEHLIDAVEGKTDLTLMALHPTILGCPLVRRDSIAAPRP, translated from the coding sequence ATGAGCAACAAGAACATCGGCATCAAGGATGTGGCCGTGGCCGCGGGGGTGTCCGTGACAACTGTCTCCCATGTCCTCAACGATGTTTCCTACGCCCGGATCAGCCCCGAAACCAGGGACAAGGTGAAGACGGCCGCCGAGCAACTGGGCTACGGACCCAACCGCCTGGCCCAGGCCCTGCGCACGCAACGGACCGGCATGCTGGGGCTGGTGAGCGAGGACATCGCGACGACGCCCCACGCCGGCCGGATCATCCTGGGCGCCGACGAGGCCGCCAAGGCCAGGGGGTACGGGCTCATGATCATCAACACCTCCGGCTCGGCGAGCCTCGAATCCCGGCAGGCCGACGTCGAGGCCCTTTTGGAACGCCGGGTGGACGGCATCCTCTACGCCACCATGTACCACCGCAACGTGGAGCTGCCGGCCAACCTTGGCAGCGTGCCGTCCGTCCTGGTGGACTCGGTGGCCCGCGGCGGAAACATCACCGCCGTGATCCCGGATGAAGACGGCGGTGCACGCGCCGCGGTGGGCGCGCTCCTCGAAGCGGGCCACACCCGGGTGGGCTTCATCAACAACACCGATGACGTCCCCGCAACCCGCCAGCGGCTCCAGGCCTTCCGGGCGATGCTGACTGAAGCAGGGCTCGACGGCGACGCGGCACCTGTCGAGTCCGAGGTCTCGGAAGTGCATGGCGGCTACGAGGCGGCCCGGCGGATCCTGGCACGAGGGGACCGCGCCGACATGCCTACGGCACTGTTCTGCTACAACGACCGGATGGCGATGGGAGCCTACCGCGCTGCCGCGGAGCTGGGACTCAGCATCCCCGGTGACCTTTCAGTCGTCGGCTTCGATGACCAGGAACTGATCGCCGCCAACCTCCACCCGGGACTTACCACCGTGGCCCTGCCCCACTACGAGATGGGTGCCTGGGCCACCGAACACCTGATTGACGCCGTGGAGGGGAAGACCGACCTCACCCTCATGGCACTTCACCCGACCATCCTGGGCTGCCCCCTGGTGCGCCGTGACTCCATCGCGGCTCCCCGGCCGTAG
- the arfA gene encoding arabinosylfuranosidase ArfA — MPTARVTADPSFVVGPINRRLFGSFIEHMGRAVYTGIYEPEHPTADEEGFRQDVIELVKELGVTGIRYPGGNFVSGFHWRDGIGPKDQRPRRLSLAWRATETNQVGLHEFASWVQKVDGELMYAVNLGTADTRDSLQVVEYANIPKGSTLADERIANGRTSPFGIKMWYLGNEMDGPWQLGHSPADDYAKKASRTAKALRQLDPQVELVASGSSHPTMPTFPYWDRVVLEHTYDDVDYISCHGYYEEKNGDLGSFLAAPVKMDRYLDTVIATADYVKAAKRSEKTLNISFDEWNVWYLGDNLRQFPRQADRFYRTDEIEGNDWPEAPRLAEDVYSVADAVVVGGLLISLLRHADRVTSASMSMLVNVIAPITTEPGGPAWRQTTYYPFAVTSRLAAGVALDVRVESGQYSTEELGSVPLVDAVATHDAEGGRAAVFLVNRSLAEEITVTVNVGALGNLSLLESHMISDPDVYARNTKDVPDRVRLKSNPTASLANGVLTVTLPPVSWTAVALSKPKA, encoded by the coding sequence GTGCCCACCGCACGTGTGACTGCCGATCCAAGCTTCGTGGTCGGCCCCATCAACCGCAGGCTCTTCGGCTCGTTCATTGAGCATATGGGGCGCGCCGTTTATACCGGGATATACGAGCCTGAACATCCCACCGCGGATGAGGAAGGCTTCCGGCAGGACGTCATCGAGCTCGTCAAGGAACTCGGCGTGACCGGCATCCGTTACCCGGGCGGCAACTTCGTTTCGGGCTTCCACTGGAGGGATGGCATCGGTCCGAAGGACCAGCGGCCCCGCCGGCTCAGCCTGGCATGGCGGGCCACCGAGACGAACCAGGTAGGTCTGCACGAATTCGCTTCCTGGGTGCAGAAGGTGGACGGCGAGCTCATGTATGCGGTCAACCTTGGCACCGCGGACACTAGGGACAGCCTCCAGGTGGTCGAGTACGCAAACATCCCCAAGGGGTCCACCCTGGCTGACGAGCGGATCGCAAACGGACGGACGAGTCCCTTCGGCATCAAAATGTGGTACCTCGGCAACGAGATGGACGGCCCGTGGCAGCTCGGGCACTCACCGGCTGATGACTACGCAAAGAAGGCCTCACGCACGGCCAAAGCACTCCGGCAGTTGGACCCCCAGGTCGAACTCGTCGCATCCGGCTCCTCGCACCCGACGATGCCGACCTTTCCGTATTGGGACCGTGTGGTCCTTGAGCACACGTACGACGACGTGGACTACATTTCCTGCCACGGCTACTACGAGGAGAAGAACGGCGACCTCGGATCCTTCCTGGCCGCACCCGTGAAGATGGACCGGTACCTCGACACTGTCATTGCAACTGCTGATTACGTCAAAGCCGCCAAGCGCAGCGAAAAGACGCTCAACATCTCCTTCGATGAATGGAACGTCTGGTACCTCGGCGATAATCTCCGGCAGTTTCCGCGCCAGGCGGACCGGTTCTACCGGACCGATGAGATCGAGGGCAACGATTGGCCGGAGGCCCCACGGCTTGCCGAAGACGTCTACTCGGTGGCCGATGCCGTGGTGGTTGGTGGTCTGCTTATTTCCCTGCTTCGGCACGCAGACCGCGTCACGTCCGCCTCCATGTCGATGCTCGTGAACGTCATCGCACCTATCACCACCGAACCTGGCGGTCCAGCGTGGCGGCAAACCACCTACTATCCGTTCGCTGTCACCTCCAGGCTCGCTGCCGGCGTCGCCCTTGACGTCCGGGTGGAGAGCGGCCAGTACAGCACTGAAGAACTCGGCAGTGTGCCGTTGGTGGATGCCGTGGCCACACATGATGCCGAGGGCGGACGTGCCGCGGTGTTCCTCGTCAACCGTTCGCTCGCTGAGGAGATTACGGTCACCGTGAATGTGGGAGCGCTCGGCAATCTCTCGCTACTGGAATCACACATGATTTCTGATCCTGACGTATACGCAAGGAACACGAAGGACGTCCCGGACCGTGTGAGGCTCAAGTCGAACCCAACTGCGAGTTTGGCCAACGGCGTCCTCACAGTGACGCTGCCGCCTGTCTCCTGGACAGCGGTGGCGCTGAGTAAGCCAAAGGCATAA
- a CDS encoding carbohydrate ABC transporter permease, with the protein MSTTPQLQTPARPPAVLKRGVTLERKHARFGWVFLAPFAIVFLVFLVLPLVYAFWMSLHTNTLAAGEKFAGLTNYIAAFKDQRFLSGMARVGAFALVFVPLQIGLALIFALLLDEVKTRFSRFTRLLIFAPYAIPGVIGALMWGFLYSPSFGPLVSFFDFLNVQAPDLLSRDSIFWSLTNIVTWQWTGYYMIIIYASLQSIDSSIYEAARIDGASKLQTALQIKVPIIASSLVLTIVFALIGTLQFFTEPQVLAPLAGNAIDAAYTPNLYAYNLAFSYQQFNYASAISFALGLMVFLASIIFLIATRKKSGLR; encoded by the coding sequence ATGTCCACCACCCCTCAACTTCAGACTCCAGCCCGCCCCCCTGCCGTTCTCAAAAGGGGAGTCACCCTGGAACGAAAACACGCGAGGTTCGGCTGGGTGTTTCTGGCCCCCTTTGCCATTGTGTTTTTGGTATTCCTCGTCCTGCCGCTCGTCTACGCGTTCTGGATGAGCCTGCATACCAACACCCTTGCGGCGGGCGAGAAGTTCGCGGGGCTGACGAACTACATCGCCGCCTTTAAGGACCAACGCTTCCTGTCGGGAATGGCGCGGGTAGGGGCATTTGCGCTCGTCTTCGTGCCACTGCAAATCGGGCTGGCGCTCATCTTCGCCCTCCTCCTCGATGAAGTCAAAACCCGGTTCTCACGTTTCACCCGGCTGCTGATTTTTGCGCCGTACGCTATCCCCGGAGTGATTGGCGCCCTGATGTGGGGCTTCCTGTACAGCCCCTCCTTCGGACCGTTGGTGTCGTTCTTCGATTTCCTGAACGTGCAGGCACCGGACCTTCTCAGCCGGGATTCCATCTTCTGGTCCTTGACCAATATCGTGACGTGGCAGTGGACGGGCTACTACATGATCATCATTTACGCTTCGCTGCAGTCCATCGACTCGTCCATCTATGAAGCGGCGCGGATCGATGGCGCCTCCAAGCTGCAGACCGCCCTGCAAATCAAGGTTCCGATCATTGCTTCCTCGCTCGTGTTGACAATAGTTTTCGCGCTGATCGGGACGCTACAGTTCTTTACCGAACCGCAGGTTCTCGCACCCCTTGCCGGCAATGCCATTGACGCTGCCTACACCCCGAACCTGTACGCCTACAACCTGGCGTTCTCCTATCAGCAGTTCAACTACGCGTCGGCCATCTCCTTCGCGCTTGGACTGATGGTCTTCCTCGCCTCCATCATTTTCCTGATCGCCACTCGCAAAAAGAGCGGACTCCGCTGA
- a CDS encoding glycoside hydrolase family 32 protein, translating to MSTFLDAAHPETVTTETSRFRPAIHFTARDTWLNDPNGLVFHDGLYHLFFQNNPYGNVWGNMSWGHATSRDLLHWTEHPVAIACDEAEDIFSGSVVVDHGNTSGFGTADAPALVAVYTSAYKAASEHRGTQAQSLAYSTDAGMTWRKYGGNPVLARNSAHFRDPKVFRYQDGHDSCWVMVAVEAQHQKVVFYRSDDLKTWDFLSDFGPMNADQGEWECPDLFPLPVDGDPDNIKWILIVNINPGAVAGGSGGQYFIGHFDGVRFLPDATSVAAPAGIGALGDSAASAAALQQCLWLDWGRDCYASVSFSNVPDGRRIIIGWMSNWDYANDLPTAPWRSSMTLAREVRLTAVNGSARLTQQPVLAGHPAGKELPVARDQLNAGPFELGNPPLRLPDAVPGSAQVIEAQIRPGSAERLVFRLFGSSDGSKGAILSYDTTSARLILDRRQSGDTSFHAKFASIESAPVDLEDGVLKLQIVVDHCSVEVFAQGGKAVLTDLIFPEAGHQENWLSAEGGPAAMLKLAVSTLA from the coding sequence ATGTCGACCTTCCTTGATGCCGCACACCCTGAAACAGTCACGACGGAAACCTCCAGGTTCCGGCCTGCCATCCACTTCACGGCACGGGATACCTGGCTGAACGATCCCAACGGCCTGGTTTTCCATGACGGCCTCTACCACCTCTTCTTCCAGAACAACCCCTACGGCAACGTGTGGGGCAACATGTCCTGGGGCCACGCCACGTCCCGCGATTTGCTGCACTGGACCGAACACCCCGTTGCCATCGCCTGCGATGAGGCAGAGGACATCTTTTCGGGAAGCGTCGTAGTGGACCACGGCAACACGTCCGGTTTCGGCACGGCGGATGCACCCGCCCTGGTAGCCGTTTACACCAGCGCCTACAAGGCCGCGTCCGAACACAGGGGCACGCAGGCGCAGTCCCTGGCCTACAGCACCGACGCCGGCATGACCTGGAGGAAATACGGAGGCAACCCTGTCCTCGCGCGGAACTCAGCGCACTTTCGGGACCCCAAAGTCTTCCGTTACCAGGACGGGCATGACAGCTGCTGGGTCATGGTGGCCGTCGAAGCGCAGCACCAGAAGGTGGTCTTCTACCGGTCGGACGACCTCAAGACCTGGGACTTCCTCAGCGACTTCGGCCCGATGAATGCCGACCAGGGCGAATGGGAATGCCCCGATCTCTTTCCCCTGCCGGTGGACGGGGACCCGGACAACATCAAATGGATACTGATCGTGAACATCAACCCCGGTGCGGTGGCGGGAGGATCCGGCGGCCAGTACTTCATAGGGCATTTCGACGGCGTCCGGTTCCTCCCGGACGCCACTTCCGTCGCGGCGCCGGCCGGGATCGGCGCCCTGGGTGACTCCGCCGCGTCCGCTGCAGCCCTGCAGCAATGCCTGTGGCTGGACTGGGGGCGCGACTGCTATGCCTCCGTGTCGTTCAGCAACGTCCCGGATGGACGGCGCATCATCATCGGCTGGATGAGCAACTGGGACTACGCCAATGATCTGCCCACCGCCCCCTGGCGGTCCTCGATGACCCTCGCCCGGGAAGTGCGCCTCACAGCAGTCAACGGCTCTGCGCGCCTGACCCAGCAGCCGGTCCTCGCCGGCCACCCTGCTGGAAAGGAACTTCCTGTTGCCAGGGACCAGCTGAACGCGGGGCCCTTTGAACTGGGAAATCCACCCCTCCGGTTGCCGGATGCGGTACCGGGCAGCGCCCAGGTCATCGAGGCGCAGATACGGCCCGGAAGCGCCGAGCGCCTTGTTTTCCGGCTCTTCGGAAGCAGTGACGGGAGCAAGGGCGCCATTCTCAGCTACGACACCACCAGCGCACGGCTCATCCTGGACCGCCGGCAATCAGGCGACACCTCCTTCCACGCGAAATTCGCTTCGATCGAGTCAGCACCCGTTGACCTGGAGGACGGCGTGCTCAAGCTGCAGATCGTCGTCGACCATTGTTCGGTGGAGGTATTCGCCCAAGGCGGGAAGGCGGTCCTGACTGACCTTATCTTTCCGGAAGCCGGACACCAGGAGAACTGGCTGTCGGCCGAGGGGGGCCCGGCAGCAATGCTGAAGCTCGCCGTCTCAACACTCGCCTAA
- a CDS encoding ABC transporter substrate-binding protein, whose product MIKRKALLAAGMTTALAVTLIGCTGNNGGGGGGAGASKTNCSNEIKVKDVPVVTYWGWFEDTAQTVDNFNESHKDVQICWTNAGQGADAYTKLSTSLQSKSGAPDIVQVEYDWLNSFLIQGGLVNMAEHGIDKYKDKFTEGAWRDVSSGDGVYAVPVDLGPVGMWYRQDIFDKHGIKVPTTWDEYAAAAEQLNKATGGETLIGNFAPNGSGQHYAFLDQAGAVPFEFDNGTPTEISINHNDDATKKVYEYWLGLVDKGLVGTDQAWTPEFSTGLGGGRYATAIYPAWYSIHISAFQDGDPDAVWRAAPIPQWDSAKPKQVNWGGSTLAVTTQADDAALATKAAAELYATEENKKLGVEVGGLFLAYPEMIESEYFQERPYEFYGGQKLNKDVFGKAAIEYEGVTFSPFSQYYYDESQRLLSEAIAGNVSASEAADQLQKSLETYATEQGFTLK is encoded by the coding sequence ATGATTAAGAGAAAAGCCCTGCTTGCAGCGGGGATGACCACGGCACTCGCTGTAACTCTGATTGGCTGCACCGGTAACAATGGTGGCGGCGGCGGTGGAGCCGGAGCGAGCAAAACGAACTGCAGCAACGAGATCAAGGTCAAGGACGTCCCGGTGGTGACGTACTGGGGCTGGTTCGAAGACACCGCACAAACGGTGGACAACTTCAACGAGAGCCACAAAGACGTACAGATTTGCTGGACAAACGCCGGCCAGGGTGCGGATGCCTATACCAAGCTGTCCACATCGCTCCAGTCCAAGTCGGGTGCGCCCGACATCGTCCAGGTTGAATACGACTGGCTGAACAGTTTCCTTATCCAGGGCGGCCTGGTCAACATGGCCGAGCACGGCATCGATAAGTACAAAGACAAGTTCACTGAAGGGGCATGGCGCGACGTTTCGAGCGGCGACGGCGTCTACGCGGTTCCGGTCGACCTGGGACCGGTCGGAATGTGGTACAGGCAGGACATCTTCGACAAGCACGGCATTAAGGTTCCGACCACATGGGACGAATATGCAGCCGCAGCCGAGCAACTGAATAAGGCGACAGGAGGCGAGACCCTTATTGGCAACTTCGCCCCCAACGGCTCGGGCCAGCACTATGCATTCCTCGACCAGGCCGGTGCCGTGCCCTTCGAGTTCGACAACGGGACTCCGACCGAAATCAGCATCAACCACAACGACGACGCAACCAAGAAGGTCTACGAGTACTGGCTCGGCTTGGTCGACAAGGGTCTCGTGGGTACTGACCAGGCGTGGACGCCCGAGTTCAGCACCGGACTTGGTGGCGGCCGGTACGCTACTGCCATCTACCCCGCGTGGTACAGCATCCACATTTCCGCCTTCCAGGACGGGGACCCGGACGCTGTGTGGCGCGCCGCTCCAATCCCTCAGTGGGACTCAGCTAAACCCAAGCAGGTGAACTGGGGTGGCAGCACGTTGGCTGTCACCACCCAGGCCGACGACGCGGCACTGGCCACAAAGGCGGCTGCTGAGCTCTATGCAACCGAGGAGAACAAGAAGCTCGGAGTCGAAGTGGGCGGGCTGTTCCTGGCCTACCCGGAGATGATTGAGTCCGAGTACTTCCAGGAACGTCCGTACGAGTTTTACGGCGGCCAGAAGCTCAACAAGGACGTCTTCGGCAAAGCCGCCATCGAGTACGAAGGTGTGACGTTCTCGCCGTTCTCGCAGTACTACTACGACGAGTCGCAGCGCCTGCTTTCGGAGGCGATCGCAGGCAACGTCTCGGCATCCGAGGCGGCGGACCAGCTCCAGAAGTCGCTCGAGACCTATGCCACTGAACAGGGATTCACCCTGAAGTGA